CTGTTTTTAGTTGCATTTTCGCACAAGCGTAATGCAGACCGAAAAATCAAGGAGGTAAAGGTGAATTTTGAAGCCGGAGCAAATCTTTTTATCACTGCAGAAACGGTTGATAAATTGTTGATACAAAATGGAAAACCTCTGGAGGGACAGCCTAAAGATATTCTAGTTTTGAAAAATTTAGAGGCAACGCTAGATTCGCACGCAATGATTTCTGATGCAGATGTTTACCTAACCTTAGATGGGGTTTTAGGTGCAACGGTTAGGCAACGAAAACCACTAGGTCGCGTGCAGGCACAAAAACCGTATTATATAGATGAGCAAGGTGTAGCAATGCCCTTATCATCTAATTATTCTGCTCGAGTACCCTTAATTGAAGGAGTTTCAAAAGAGCAGATAGGAGAGGTTTACCCTTTATTAAAATATTTACAGCAAGACGATTTACTTGCAACGCAAGTGATAGGTATAAGCCGAAATCAAAATGGAGA
The sequence above is a segment of the Leeuwenhoekiella sp. MAR_2009_132 genome. Coding sequences within it:
- a CDS encoding cell division protein FtsQ/DivIB, coding for MKIGWFYIRMIGLVLITLFLVAFSHKRNADRKIKEVKVNFEAGANLFITAETVDKLLIQNGKPLEGQPKDILVLKNLEATLDSHAMISDADVYLTLDGVLGATVRQRKPLGRVQAQKPYYIDEQGVAMPLSSNYSARVPLIEGVSKEQIGEVYPLLKYLQQDDLLATQVIGISRNQNGDYSLTPRVLNYNISLGKIKDLQSKFANYKAFYQKAIKDNSLTVYKNIDLRFKGQVVGTKF